From one Octopus bimaculoides isolate UCB-OBI-ISO-001 chromosome 1, ASM119413v2, whole genome shotgun sequence genomic stretch:
- the LOC106878132 gene encoding very-long-chain enoyl-CoA reductase, translated as MEVDIASAKTGKCIVSFSNLKPLSTVKDVKKEYKKFSPKLAFERQSFRKEARGRLLRDDETLASLGFNKKAVLYFKDLGPQIGWTTVFLAEYAGPLFIYAFFYIRPSFIYGQNALNEPRAFVVDLAAGCWCFHYGKRLLETLFVHRFSHATMPIRNIFKNCGYYWGFSAYIAYYMNHPLYTSPGFGNKQIYAGLALFLLSEIGNFSIHIALRNLRPRNSTRRLIPYPGLNPFTWLFHLVSCPNYTYEVFAWIGFTAMTQCFPVGLFTLAGFYQMTVWSFNKLVNYKREFSDFPRNRTAIIPFIL; from the coding sequence ATGGAAGTTGATATTGCGAGTGCGAAAACTGGGAAATGTATTGTTTCCTTCAGTAACCTCAAACCTCTGTCGACAGTGAAAGATGTTAAAAAGGAATATAAGAAATTCAGTCCGAAATTGGCATTTGAAAGACAATCATTTCGTAAAGAAGCGCGAGGCAGGCTTCTTAGAGATGACGAAACACTAGCAAGTTTGGGATTCAACAAAAAAGCTGTCCTTTACTTCAAAGACCTTGGCCCTCAAATAGGATGGACCACAGTATTTCTCGCAGAATATGCTGGACCtctttttatttatgcattcttttatatTCGTCCTAGTTTTATTTATGGACAGAATGCTTTGAACGAACCTCGTGCCTTCGTAGTGGATCTCGCTGCCGGTTGTTGGTGCTTTCATTATGGCAAAAGACTACTGGAGACCCTGTTTGTACACCGATTTTCTCATGCAACCATGCCTATTCGCAATATTTTCAAGAATTGTGGGTACTACTGGGGCTTCTCGGCTTACATTGCTTATTATATGAATCATCCTCTGTACACTTCACCTGGCTTCggtaacaaacaaatatatgcaggTCTCGCACTTTTCCTCCTCTCAGAAATCGGTAATTTTTCTATTCATATTGCACTACGCAACCTCCGGCCCCGCAATTCTACGCGACGGTTGATACCTTATCCGGGCCTGAACCCTTTCACTTGGCTCTTTCATCTCGTTAGCTGCCCAAACTACACCTACGAGGTGTTTGCTTGGATCGGTTTTACAGCGATGACACAGTGTTTTCCTGTTGGACTCTTTACTCTGGCAGGTTTCTATCAGATGACTGTATGGTCTTTCAACAAACTTGTAAATTACAAAAGAGAATTTAGTGATTTTCCTCGAAACCGTACTGCCATTATCCCTTTTATTTTATAA